CAGCCGGAAACATCACTACTGGAAGTGGGCAACGTCGGTTCCAAGTAATACGTGTTCCTCAATACTCGGCTGTAACTATTAATGGCACAGTCAATGGTTCTGAATGGAATGGCACGACTGGTGGAGTATTAGTTTTAGATGTGGCAGGACGGACAACTTTTGGTACAAATGGAAGGCTAGACATGAATGGCCGTGGGTACCGAGGAGGTGGAGGTGTGCGATACACTGGCACTACCACTGGCTACACAAATACTGACTACAGAAACGTAGCTTCAACTTCTACTACTGGTGCACATGGTGCAAAAGGAGAAGGCATAGTAGGTACTCCACTATATGTTAACAATAACGGTTCAGTATCAAGTACCGGTGTCGATGGCTATCCACGAGGCAGCGTTGGACGAGGAGCGCCTGGTAACGCTGGCGGAGGATCAACCGCTGGTTTAACTACTTCAAACAGTTATGAAACTGGCGGCGGCGGCGGCGGCAACGGCGGCGCCGGTGGAGGCGGTGGTGATTTTCTTGACCGTGCTCCTAACCCCGACGACGACTACCCAACAGGAGGTAGCGCTGGCTCAAGCGCTGGTTCAGCTGCGTCTGGCCGACTATTTATGGGCGGCGGTGGTGGTGCCGGTAGCACTAATTCAACTACTGCTTCATTAAGCAGTGGTGCTGATGGGGGAGGAATTATTATCCTTCGTACCGGATCTGTATCAGGAACAGGCTCAATTACAGCAGATGGAGATAATGGCAATGCACTAACCAATGATGGCGCTGGAGGCGGTGGTGCAGGAGGTGCATTATTAGTAGTATCACAATCAACTGCTAATTTCGCTACTCTAACTGTTCGTGCTGATGGTGGCAACGGTGGCAGTCCAACCTCTACCAATTCAAATCTTCGCTATGGCGGCGGCGGTGGCGGCGGTGGCGGTCTGATTTATACGAATGGCGATTTTGGAACTGCTACTGCGGCACGCGGCGACTATGGTGTTTCAGTAAGCAACGGCACTAACTATCAGAATGGCGCTGAAAATGGTGTTGCAGGTTCCGTTAATGAGAATCAGACTAATATTCCCGCTGGTATCTCCAGTACTACTGGCTGCTTGCCTGCTCTTACGGTAGCTTTAAGCACTTCAACTCCTAATGTTACACGTAGTGGTGCTACCGTAAATCCTGCTACTTACGCACTTGTTGTATCAAACACGGGTGGAGCAGCAACAGGTGTAAGCGTAGAAACGAATCTAACCGCTAACCTCTTCAATTATGACAACACAGTAGCTCCCACTGTGACGCTAACTCTGGCTGATGGCAGTTCTTCGCCCTATACAGGCTACACTGCTCCAATTGGCAGCTCAAGCGCGCCAACATTCAGCAATCTGGCTATTCCGGCCGGCGCTACGCTCAGAATTTCCTTCCGGGCTACTATTGCCAGTACTGCTGTTAATAACACGGCTTATCAGGCTTCTGCAACTGTTCGGTTCCTTGATCCTACCCGCACTGTAGCTACGAGCCAAGTATCACCAGCTGGTACCTTCGCAGGTGGTGGTACGGCTGGAGGTCAGAACTACTTGACAACAACTAGCACAGCTGAAGATGTTACGATTGTCCGTCCGTTGCCTGTGGAGCTAAAGCAGTTTACTGCTACGGCCGTGCGCCAGGATGCTCAACTTAACTGGGCTACGGCTTCGGAGCTGAACAATGACCGCTTCGTGGTAGAGCGCTCACTCGATGGCTTGACCTTCAGCACTATTGGCACGGTACGCGGCAAAGGCACTAGCACGCAGCAGTCGAAATACAGCTTCACGGATGCTGGCGCGGCTCGCTTTGGTACGCTTATCTACTATCGTCTGAAGCAGTTGGACTTCGATGGAACAGCAACGTTCAGCCCAGTGCGGACTGTAAAATTTGTTGATGCGATCAAAGTAGATGTATCGGTGTACCCCAACCCAACACAGGGCGGTGCTACGCTTGACTTGACTGGCTTACCTGCTGGTACCTACCAAGTGCAGTTACTCGATCTGACAGGTCGCAGCCTACAAATCCTTACCCTCGCTGGTCAGCAAGAACACCCGCTGCAAGTGCAGGCGCTACCTCATGGCTCCTACATTGTGCGAGTGCGCGGAGAAGCTGTGAATGTGGCCCTGCCTTTGGTTCGCAACTAAATCGAGGTTCAAGTTCATTAGGCAATAAAAAGCCCCCGAATGCTCGGGGGCTTTTTATTGCCTTTATTTTTCGATTATCTAACGTAATTGCCATTAGTAACCAACCGCTTATCTAAAAGCAGGTAGTTGATTTAAGCTGTATTTCCTCAATACACTGTAACTTCATCACTGGGGGGCTTTTTTGGCCTTCTCACATCGGTTTCTCTCCTCCCCCTCTTCATATTATGGAAGCTCCCCGCGAAGAATTTATGCGCGAAGCCATTCGCCTATCGGTTGAAAAAATGCAGGCTGGTTACGGCGGTCCTTTTGGGGCAGTGGTCGTGAAGGATGGCCAGATCATCGCGCGCGGCTTCAATCAGGTTACCAGTACCAACGACCCCACCTGCCACGCCGAGGTAGATGCCATTCGGAAAGCTTGTGTGGCCCTAGGCAGCTTTCAGCTGCAGGATTGCGACCTATACACGAGCTGCGAACCCTGCCCTATGTGTCTAGGGGCCATTTATTGGGCGCGTCCGCGCCGTGTATTCTATGGTAACACCAAGCAGGATGCCGCCGCTATCGGTTTCGACGACCAATTTATTTACGACGAAATAGAGAAGCCGCTGAGCGAGCGACAAATACCGATGCAGGAATTCCTAGGGGCTGAAGCTAAAGAAGGTTTTACAGCTTGGACAGAGCATGAAGCACGAACGGAATACTAAAGCATAAAAAAGCCCCCAGAAATTATCTGGGGGGCTTTTTTACAAAATTCAGGTAGCTTATTTCATGCCGCCGCGCATGCCCATCATTTTGGCCATTTGCTGCATGCCACCTTTTGTGCTACCCATTTTATTCATGGTACGCATCACTTTACGCATGTCTTCGAATTGCTTCATCAGGTTGTTCACCTGCTGAATATCAGTGCCGCTACCTTTGGCTAAGCGGCGGCGGCGCGAGCCGTTCAATAGCTCAGGCTGGGCGCGCTCCTTGGGCGTCATGCTTTTGATAATGGACTCGATAGGCTTAAACGCATCGTCGTCAATATCAACATCTTTGATGGCCTTGCTCATGCCTGGAATCATCCCCACCAAGTCCTTCAGGTTGCCCATCTTCTTGATCTGCTCTAGCTGCGAGAGGAAGTCGTCGAAGTTGAACTGATTCTTGCGGATTTTCTGGTTGATGCGCTTGGCTTCGTCCTCATCGAAC
The window above is part of the Hymenobacter radiodurans genome. Proteins encoded here:
- a CDS encoding nucleoside deaminase produces the protein MEAPREEFMREAIRLSVEKMQAGYGGPFGAVVVKDGQIIARGFNQVTSTNDPTCHAEVDAIRKACVALGSFQLQDCDLYTSCEPCPMCLGAIYWARPRRVFYGNTKQDAAAIGFDDQFIYDEIEKPLSERQIPMQEFLGAEAKEGFTAWTEHEARTEY
- a CDS encoding T9SS type A sorting domain-containing protein, which gives rise to MKTTLTPFNSRSDTVRKLLRIASASLFLLSFGQRAQAQFPRVESFKNGTANGFDLFGTAILTGTGTTGGTGYLRLTDAVGNQAGTAIDQGAFPAPQGFSISFEFFSYGKTSTTGADGFSVYLIDGNTSTFRIGADGGSLGYAQRVRDANAPTVITPGVSNGYVGIGIDEFGNFSNASEGRSGGLVASGLTANAITIRGKGNGTAATEYPYLASSGQLGFDLDVATARAQETSGDYRRAFIDFIPFTNTNGTTAYRITVRIQHGTSVTTALSNIELPPPPPTLRIGFSGSTGGSNNVHEIRNLAIVRPTIANNDRFGTRYGTAASFDLTTNDEAPGSSLDRATVDLNPATSAVEQTLTVAGKGTFTVNAQGVVTFSALNTFAGVVTIPYTIRDILGTLSNQATITVDVSGADLASSVSGPTTANPNSQVTYSVSTTNLGLETANNVVPTLRLPSTATGVSLPAGATIATVGSERVITFASVASLAPNAPAIVNAVTFTMPGTGSIVGTAGATSSVPDPTLANNTATVTTVVSGIANVATGCATPGKDGPATLSSTTIPNTYFPGSASVAAGATSITVGSSTGSTTPITKGDLLLIMQMQGAQIQLDNDNDYGSNGNGGTGNLSTNYTAGTYEYAIAANDVAVGGGNLQLATGLANAYQDANFTEPAGNITTGSGQRRFQVIRVPQYSAVTINGTVNGSEWNGTTGGVLVLDVAGRTTFGTNGRLDMNGRGYRGGGGVRYTGTTTGYTNTDYRNVASTSTTGAHGAKGEGIVGTPLYVNNNGSVSSTGVDGYPRGSVGRGAPGNAGGGSTAGLTTSNSYETGGGGGGNGGAGGGGGDFLDRAPNPDDDYPTGGSAGSSAGSAASGRLFMGGGGGAGSTNSTTASLSSGADGGGIIILRTGSVSGTGSITADGDNGNALTNDGAGGGGAGGALLVVSQSTANFATLTVRADGGNGGSPTSTNSNLRYGGGGGGGGGLIYTNGDFGTATAARGDYGVSVSNGTNYQNGAENGVAGSVNENQTNIPAGISSTTGCLPALTVALSTSTPNVTRSGATVNPATYALVVSNTGGAATGVSVETNLTANLFNYDNTVAPTVTLTLADGSSSPYTGYTAPIGSSSAPTFSNLAIPAGATLRISFRATIASTAVNNTAYQASATVRFLDPTRTVATSQVSPAGTFAGGGTAGGQNYLTTTSTAEDVTIVRPLPVELKQFTATAVRQDAQLNWATASELNNDRFVVERSLDGLTFSTIGTVRGKGTSTQQSKYSFTDAGAARFGTLIYYRLKQLDFDGTATFSPVRTVKFVDAIKVDVSVYPNPTQGGATLDLTGLPAGTYQVQLLDLTGRSLQILTLAGQQEHPLQVQALPHGSYIVRVRGEAVNVALPLVRN